A genome region from uncultured Methanobrevibacter sp. includes the following:
- a CDS encoding HEPN domain-containing protein — MKEEYGLNIVFNMKTYAQLNLEEGNSYEFEINDYTFKLTNLENSDAYSMIIKPIDNKEHAESILNKFKIALIMFVLEYNFATIEIDEEIKDANILDEPRYVEDDWLVSGDFDLDRTMMFPLIPNLVQFTSGQLSFTNLLNIENLVYNIEKTDELNIDCIINDEKLILALEIYSKLSQYHFKAQFLDLITILEILKPKYQISNNSMKHLDMIKKYIKKLRDDDSEKNSEEYDELNRYLSSMNFWDEKSINKSLKIYVNENRVSFGDYGNIETRLKDAYDIRSKLIHNGKISDEKEFYEKYQFLKDFVKELLLDRINDYKN; from the coding sequence TTGAAAGAAGAATATGGTTTAAATATTGTATTTAATATGAAAACGTATGCACAATTAAATTTAGAAGAAGGAAATTCATATGAATTTGAAATTAATGATTATACTTTTAAATTAACAAATCTTGAAAATAGTGATGCATATTCAATGATTATTAAACCGATTGATAATAAAGAACATGCAGAATCAATATTAAATAAGTTTAAAATAGCATTGATAATGTTTGTATTAGAATATAACTTTGCAACTATTGAAATTGATGAAGAAATAAAAGATGCAAATATACTTGATGAACCAAGATATGTTGAAGATGATTGGTTAGTTTCTGGTGATTTTGATTTAGACAGAACTATGATGTTTCCTTTAATTCCAAATTTAGTTCAGTTTACTTCAGGTCAGCTTTCTTTCACTAATTTATTAAATATTGAGAATTTAGTCTATAATATTGAAAAAACGGATGAACTAAATATTGATTGCATTATTAATGATGAGAAATTAATTCTTGCTTTAGAAATATATTCCAAATTATCACAATATCATTTTAAAGCACAATTTTTAGATTTAATTACAATTTTAGAAATTTTAAAACCAAAATATCAAATTTCTAATAACTCAATGAAACATTTAGATATGATTAAAAAATACATTAAAAAACTTAGGGATGACGATAGTGAAAAGAATAGTGAAGAGTATGATGAACTTAACAGATATTTGAGTTCAATGAATTTTTGGGATGAAAAATCAATTAATAAATCATTAAAGATATATGTCAATGAAAATAGAGTGAGTTTTGGAGATTATGGAAATATTGAAACAAGATTAAAAGATGCTTATGACATTAGAAGTAAATTAATCCATAATGGGAAAATAAGTGATGAAAAAGAGTTTTATGAAAAATATCAATTTTTAAAAGATTTTGTAAAAG